The following coding sequences are from one Apodemus sylvaticus chromosome X, mApoSyl1.1, whole genome shotgun sequence window:
- the LOC127675363 gene encoding uncharacterized protein LOC127675363: MNEVVMATTPPLTKELESSALVKPKMSGLLRIEKIPIKYVWVPEFQRLEVTGIVSPEERGKGTAILVAGVPGKEDLDDTEIPTLHFTGFVHLEVLINKCSPSSEYSRPGTPGNLWMESPENAESPGSDDMEVARSMYPFRQRSIFRRSWAELLEAPLNSEGLHILQTTHNEENSNNGCNKLTSQEENPIIPLPKDQYFQALQGPFPLLPERPKLQRQRSRSLPRYSEVRGQYLNTPEFKGNTEETLFFPRDRNLLTEENIKDRHNMEGVWQRAIPSDSGEQLPIMPRFDNSAIQGNTGIPEDNSAHPRGNMRIPQSNVSTIPMVNVGIPMDNLQVLRGNTGVPRSSGFEVYVGNSGRASRRMVSSPLTELSKIGEHQL; encoded by the exons ATGAATGAGGTGGTGATGGCTACCACCCCCCCACTAACTAAGGAGTTAGAAAGCAGTGCCCTTGTAAAACCAAAAATGTCAGGTCTTCTTCGCATAGAGAAAATACCAATTAAGTATGTATGGGTCCCAGAATTTCAACGCTTAGAAGTTACAGGAATTGTCAGTccagaggaaagggggaaaggcacAGCAATCCTTGTTGCCGGTGTGCCTGGAAAGGAGGATCTAGATGACACAGAAATTCCAACTTTGCACTTCACTGGGTTTGTACACCTGGaggttttaataaataaatgttcaccATCCTCAGAATACAGTCGCCCAGGAACCCCAGGAAATCTGTGGATGGAATCTCCAGAAAATGCAGAGTCCCCAGGAAGTGATGATATGGAAGTAGCGAGAAGCATGTATCCTTTTAGACAAAGATCCATCTTTCGGCGTTCCTGGGCAGAGCTTTTAGAGGCACCATTAAACAGTGAGGGGCTCCATATTCTCCAAACTACTCACAATGAAGAAAACAGCAATAATGGTTGCAACAAACTAACATCACAGGAAGAGAATCCAATAATCCCCCTTCCCAAGGATCAATATTTCCAGGCTTTGCAAGGCCCTTTCCCCTTGTTGCCCGAGCGTCCTAAGCTCCAGAGGCAGCGTAGTCGAAGCTTACCAAGATACAGTGAAGTCAGAGGCCAATATTTAAATACACCAGAATTCAAAGGAAACACAGAAGAAACTCTCTTCTTCCCACGTGATCGTAATTTACTGACAGAAG aaaATATCAAGGACAGACACAACATGGAGGGAGTTTGGCAAAGAGCAATTCCATCAGATTCTGGAGAACAGCTTCCCATTATGCCAAGATTTGACAATTCTGCAATTCAAGGAAACACTGGAATTCCTGAGGATAATTCTGCACATCCCAGAGGCAATATGAGAATTCCCCAGAGCAATGTCAGTACTATCCCCATGGTTAATGTTGGAATCCCCATGGATAATCTTCAAGTTCTTAGAGGCAATACTGGAGTTCCCAGAAGCAGTGGTTTTGAAGTTTACGTGGGCAACAGTGGTAGAGCTTCCAGACGTATGGTATCTTCTCCACTTACTGAGCTCTCAAAGATAGGTGAACACCAGTTGTAA